In a genomic window of Gambusia affinis linkage group LG04, SWU_Gaff_1.0, whole genome shotgun sequence:
- the LOC122830320 gene encoding uncharacterized protein LOC122830320, protein MRSHPLVTHVGNPAIPAVHISKTITCEKMATTRIGLFLFLVLRICSARADKCSTLPPKSLTCYNDYNNVVNCVWNSSHVRHLTGDVCKIHAKNHFGRPFSASCELKPIDASNPALRSCSMKFQTTYIFMTHNNLSLTVRCTPSEHCGVIYYMPADNIKLDPPGQPTVNQTDVTWTSQVEHHRKITTFKSELQWKQKDESWTDLPIRNKNVQCGRNCKAHLDPSWFIKDEAYEARARVMTVETFSSGTWSDWSPTTSWVSQVGTLKPTAESDVTVFTRGVLTLAVLGLLLAGVGLCLRKKQLIYVVESFKGAAIPDPGKSEIFQDWFSLNSKGQEVIPASKPEKSAVQMWLSSHFTGECVQSFLSSVDIVSYEVTSTVDAMKFCRPEVKTMPESDSYDSSCSSFSNPSYSELCSSDCVPAKKLQPCAPDAPYKPAGGRGGERDAEQDREAAAQKELEMVKLLFMGDDKQKAVIISDYEKVEKQKLKQQADRLRLHSVDSGMCSCEEVSQESMEGDSINTADGHDEGTKEGKQQDEEREGGNATKLDFQMLFGSSGNVLGKNSIQTCLGYKQIPKLRPCQDPGVSAIAEENEEQEGVTEDDDKPSETTRFLFPPHPPGALPQHPLSTALSSFLPPLHGNDILKQIALSGSMLRQPCGDGYMPVKQRES, encoded by the exons ATGCGCTCACACCCTCTGGTCACACATGTTGGAAATCCAGCCATCCCAGCGGTTCATATCTCAAAGACAATAACTTGTGAAAAAATGGCGACAACTAGGATAGGactctttcttttccttgtaCTTCGTATCTGCAGTGCTAGAGCTGATAAATGCTCCACCCTTCCTCCAAAGA GTCTCACTTGCTACAATGACTACAACAATGTTGTGAACTGTGTGTGGAACAGCTCTCATGTCCGCCATCTTACAGGCGATGTGTGCAAAATACACGCAAAAAATCATTTTGGCAG GCCCTTCAGTGCTTCCTGTGAGCTAAAGCCCATTGATGCCTCAAACCCAGCTTTAAGAAGCTGCTCAATGAAATTCCAGACTACCTATATT TTCATGACACATAATAACCTGAGCCTTACTGTGAGATGCACGCCGTCAGAACATTGTGGAGTCATTTACTACATGCCAGCGGATAACA TAAAGTTGGACCCACCAGGACAACCTACTGTAAACCAGACCGATGTGACCTGGACCTCTCAAGTTGAACATCACAGGAAAATTACGACGTTCAAGTCTGAGCTACAGTGGAAGCAAAAGGATGAGTCGTGGAct GATCTACCCATTCGGAATAAAAACGTCCAGTGTGGAAGGAACTGCAAAGCTCACCTGGATCCCAGTTGGTTCATAAAAGATGAGGCTTACGAAGCTCGTGCTCGCGTGATGACCGTGGAGACATTTTCATCGGGAACCTGGAGTGACTGGAGCCCCACGACGTCCTGGGTGTCACAAGTGGGAACATTGAAACCGACCGCAG agtCGGATGTGACTGTTTTCACCAGGGGCGTTTTGACCCTGGCAGTGTTGGGTCTTTTGCTCGCCGGCGTTGGTCTTTGTCTGCGCAAGAAACAACT gATCTACGTAGTGGAAAGCTTTAAAGGCGCGGCCATACCGGACCCTGGCAAATCTGAAATCTTCCAG GACTGGTTTTCTCTGAACTCAAAAGGTCAAGAAGTTATTCCTGCTTCAAAGCCTGAAAAATCTGCAGTCCAA ATGTGGCTAAGCTCCCACTTCACCGGGGAATGCGTTCAGTCTTTCTTGAGCTCGGTGGATATCGTCTCCTACGAAGTGACCTCCACCGTGGACGCCATGAAGTTCTGCAGACCAGAAGTAAAAACGATGCCAGAAAGCGACAGCTACGACTCCagctgctccagcttctccaacCCCAGCTACTCCGAGCTCTGCTCTTCTGACTGCGTGCCCGCTAAGAAGCTGCAGCCCTGCGCGCCCGACGCCCCCTACAAGCCGGCCGGCGGCCGAGGCGGAGAACGGGACGCCGAACAGGATAGAGAAGCTGCGGCGCAAAAAGAACTGGAAATGGTCAAGTTGCTGTTTATGGGCGATGATAAACAGAAGGCAGTGATCATTTCAGACTACGAGAAGGTAGAAAAGCAGAAACTGAAGCAGCAGGCCGATAGGCTCAGGCTCCACAGTGTTGATTCGGGGATGTGCAGCTGTGAAGAAGTCAGTCAGGAGAGCATGGAAGGAGACAGCATCAATACGGCCGACGGACACGACGAAGGGACGAAGGAAGGAAAACAGCAGGACGAGGAACGGGAGGGAGGGAACGCGACAAAACTAGATTTCCAGATGTTGTTTGGTAGCAGTGGGAACGTTTTGGGCAAAAACTCTATCCAGACATGTTTAGGTTACAAACAAATACCGAAGCTGCGACCGTGCCAGGATCCAGGCGTTAGCGCGATAGCGGAGGAGAACGAGGAACAGGAAGGCGTCACAGAGGACGATGACAAACCCTCCGAAACGACCCGCTTCCTTTTTCCACCTCATCCTCCCGGGGCCCTACCACAACACCCTTTAAGCACCGCTCTGAGTTCGTTTTTGCCGCCTCTCCACGGTAACGACATCCTGAAGCAGATTGCTCTGTCAGGTAGCATGCTGAGGCAGCCCTGTGGCGACGGCTACATGCCggtgaagcagagagagagctGA